One window from the genome of Candidatus Hydrogenedens sp. encodes:
- the galK gene encoding galactokinase has translation MIKNADIRKILEKFPGQNVNPKQIGLCRVPGRVNLIGEHTDYNGFSVLPITLNKEVHAIFTPRNDNQIYLVNEDSRFPSMCISNAPFIPPSPTGSWDNYIKAAIIALNQKYKIKHYPGFNLYISSNLPIATGLSSSSALVVTASLVYLKILGKELDKDITRSELAELMAEAEHFVGTRGGGMDQTVILNGAKGHACKIDFFPIRTHLIPLFENYTFVVCDSTIRAQKTGECLSRYNIGPRLCRLSCALIEHYMQKELGNTFHIERLSDLWTGDLCLSSKEIHELTEHVIHKDHLSIKEIAYLLELSPKEVRERWLPDVEEPPAGFPLKARIRHVISEHSRVEKCQDALLANDAYTFGVLMNESHYSCANDYQISISELDTLTHIARRAGAIGSRLTGAGFGGCTVNLVPNEKVEQFMEYVEQQYYKQYLGLSSAQGMFIAETSPSASYLTEL, from the coding sequence ATGATTAAAAATGCAGATATAAGAAAGATATTAGAAAAATTTCCGGGTCAAAATGTTAATCCCAAACAAATAGGATTATGTCGTGTTCCAGGCAGGGTAAACTTGATTGGTGAACATACAGATTATAATGGTTTTTCAGTATTACCCATCACGTTAAACAAAGAAGTCCATGCTATATTTACTCCACGCAACGATAATCAAATTTATCTTGTAAACGAAGATAGCCGATTCCCATCAATGTGCATATCAAATGCACCATTCATACCTCCCTCGCCTACAGGCTCGTGGGATAATTATATTAAGGCGGCGATTATTGCATTAAATCAAAAATACAAAATTAAACATTACCCAGGTTTTAACCTTTATATAAGTAGTAATCTTCCTATTGCTACAGGATTAAGTTCATCTTCTGCCCTTGTAGTAACAGCCTCTCTTGTTTACCTAAAAATATTAGGGAAAGAATTGGATAAAGACATTACTCGCTCTGAATTAGCGGAATTAATGGCGGAAGCAGAGCATTTCGTTGGCACACGCGGTGGAGGTATGGACCAGACTGTTATATTAAACGGTGCAAAAGGGCATGCCTGCAAAATTGATTTCTTTCCAATACGTACCCATTTAATTCCATTATTTGAGAACTATACTTTTGTTGTTTGCGACTCTACTATTCGTGCACAAAAAACAGGCGAATGTTTGTCACGATATAACATAGGACCTCGTTTATGTCGTCTTTCTTGTGCTTTAATTGAACACTATATGCAGAAAGAATTAGGCAATACCTTCCATATAGAGAGGTTAAGCGATTTATGGACGGGTGATTTATGTCTTTCCTCAAAAGAAATACACGAACTAACAGAACATGTTATTCATAAAGACCATTTGTCAATAAAAGAAATCGCTTATCTCCTCGAATTATCCCCTAAAGAAGTAAGAGAACGATGGTTACCTGATGTCGAAGAGCCACCAGCAGGTTTCCCGTTAAAAGCACGTATTCGTCATGTTATATCAGAACATAGTCGTGTAGAAAAGTGCCAAGATGCTTTATTAGCAAATGATGCTTATACCTTTGGTGTATTAATGAATGAATCACATTATAGCTGTGCTAATGATTATCAAATAAGTATTTCTGAATTAGACACATTAACCCACATTGCCCGTAGAGCAGGAGCCATTGGCTCACGGCTCACTGGCGCAGGTTTCGGTGGATGTACTGTAAATCTTGTTCCTAACGAAAAAGTCGAACAATTTATGGAATATGTTGAACAACAATACTACAAACAATATTTGGGACTTTCATCAGCACAAGGTATGTTTATTGCCGAGACAAGCCCTTCTGCTTCATATTTAACGGAGCTTTAA
- a CDS encoding deoxyguanosinetriphosphate triphosphohydrolase yields the protein MEKTFRELYEEREALWLSPIACLAKNSRGRLSPEKDDPYRTCFQRDRDRIIHSKAFRRLKRKTQVFLAPLGDHYRTRLTHTLEVVQIARSISRVLRLNEDLTEAIALGHDLGHTPFGHAGERVLNELSSFGFNHAEQSLRVVDILEQRQGKKGLNLTYEVREGIRDHSKGKCILSGEPCPEGISFEALVVSLSDVIAYITHDIDDAIRAGILTTKELPQHAIKILGTTPSKQIDTMVRGVIEGSIDKQTIQIIPEIRDAIVELRTFLFEKLYPSPPIAKEINKAQRIVSELFHYLMKYPPKELHENYANTEETLERKVIDFLAGMTDEYALNTYQKLFLPSPWHT from the coding sequence ATGGAAAAAACATTCCGCGAATTATATGAAGAAAGAGAAGCACTATGGCTCTCCCCTATTGCTTGCCTTGCTAAAAATTCCAGAGGTCGGTTATCACCTGAGAAAGATGACCCCTATCGTACATGTTTTCAACGAGACCGTGACCGCATTATCCATTCAAAGGCATTTCGACGGTTAAAGCGAAAGACACAAGTCTTTCTTGCTCCATTAGGTGACCATTATCGAACACGGTTAACTCATACTCTTGAAGTCGTCCAGATAGCACGTTCTATTTCACGTGTGTTAAGACTAAATGAAGACCTTACAGAAGCTATCGCTTTAGGACATGACCTGGGACATACACCTTTTGGACATGCTGGAGAGCGAGTACTTAACGAATTATCTTCGTTCGGATTTAATCATGCTGAACAGAGTTTACGTGTCGTCGATATCCTCGAACAAAGACAGGGAAAAAAAGGTCTTAACCTCACATATGAGGTTCGGGAAGGCATTCGTGACCATTCAAAGGGAAAATGCATTTTGTCAGGAGAGCCTTGTCCAGAAGGGATTAGTTTTGAAGCATTGGTAGTCAGCCTTAGTGATGTTATTGCATATATCACTCACGACATTGATGATGCTATTCGTGCGGGTATTTTAACAACCAAAGAATTGCCACAACACGCAATAAAAATCCTCGGTACTACTCCCTCAAAACAAATTGATACTATGGTTCGAGGCGTGATAGAAGGTTCCATAGATAAGCAGACAATTCAAATTATTCCAGAAATTAGAGATGCAATTGTTGAACTAAGAACATTTTTGTTCGAAAAATTATACCCATCACCACCAATTGCGAAGGAAATTAATAAAGCACAACGAATTGTGAGCGAACTATTCCATTATTTAATGAAATATCCACCTAAAGAACTGCATGAGAATTATGCCAATACTGAAGAGACGTTGGAGCGTAAAGTTATTGATTTTCTTGCAGGCATGACAGATGAATATGCACTAAATACTTACCAAAAACTTTTCTTACCATCACCATGGCACACATAA
- the amrB gene encoding AmmeMemoRadiSam system protein B, with protein MKNIPKKKVFIKIIIFILILLPLLIYMFFISHAIAAEKIRRPSSAGVLYPQEPTVLKETLQKMYGELQPVPATSDKLVACVVPHSGWGLCGNLIARSFNELKEGEFNNIIILAPSHRFNIHGCSMPSVQGFATPLGVVRVNYEIMEKLALSPYIIMQSLQKTARPGKLAIHEQEYSIEVLLPMLQYKMKKLEIVPVIVGDFVDTYGKESQIVFKDIVETFRRAMTEKTLVILSTDLTSWGTSFNFTPAPNEQMLEEQEKLDRELIELLLNKDFYGLQDYFERTKNPVCGKYAMYLFLTLLPKNAKGVLLGYEQSGRKMNLKDTSIGFSAINYYVPSVGGTPQ; from the coding sequence GCTGCAGAAAAAATACGGAGGCCATCATCTGCAGGTGTCTTATATCCACAAGAACCTACAGTATTAAAAGAAACCCTTCAAAAAATGTATGGGGAACTGCAACCAGTACCAGCGACAAGCGATAAATTAGTAGCGTGTGTTGTTCCACATTCAGGTTGGGGACTTTGTGGAAATTTAATTGCACGCTCTTTTAATGAATTAAAGGAGGGAGAGTTTAACAATATTATTATTCTTGCACCTTCTCATCGTTTCAATATCCATGGTTGTTCTATGCCATCTGTTCAGGGATTCGCAACACCCTTAGGAGTTGTGCGTGTTAATTATGAGATAATGGAAAAATTAGCTTTATCCCCATATATTATAATGCAGTCGTTGCAAAAGACAGCTCGGCCTGGAAAGTTGGCAATACATGAACAAGAGTATTCAATAGAAGTGTTATTACCTATGCTCCAATATAAGATGAAAAAATTAGAAATTGTCCCAGTAATAGTTGGGGATTTTGTTGATACTTATGGAAAGGAAAGCCAAATTGTATTTAAAGATATTGTTGAAACTTTTAGAAGAGCAATGACTGAAAAAACATTGGTAATTTTAAGTACAGACCTAACTTCTTGGGGAACTTCTTTTAATTTTACACCTGCCCCAAATGAGCAAATGCTGGAAGAACAGGAAAAGTTAGACCGTGAATTAATAGAACTGCTGTTAAATAAAGACTTTTATGGACTACAAGATTATTTTGAACGGACGAAAAATCCTGTGTGTGGTAAGTATGCGATGTACCTGTTTTTAACTTTATTACCTAAAAATGCCAAAGGTGTATTGTTAGGCTATGAACAATCTGGTCGCAAAATGAATCTTAAGGATACTTCAATAGGTTTCTCTGCTATCAATTATTACGTTCCTTCAGTTGGTGGAACTCCACAATAA
- a CDS encoding phosphatidylinositol-specific phospholipase C/glycerophosphodiester phosphodiesterase family protein, translating into MKSPFNKIILLLFIVSVNVISAFTDDKITPLNRAHSHNDYLRKQPLFEALNNGFCSVEADIHLVNGDLLVAHDLDKCTAERNLQDMYLKPLFELVEKNQGYVYSTASDFWLLIDFKGQPDETYLVLKEQLKPYKSYLTRIENGKKIKGAVTIVISGAVPREAIIKDENRYVFIDGRVGDLEKNPSVDIIPWISHSWFEIFSWLGIGEMPEKERAKLKEIVSKAHQQGRKIRFWGAPQTEACWDILYNEGVDFLNTDFPNRLSEFLKNKMK; encoded by the coding sequence ATGAAATCACCTTTTAATAAAATAATATTATTACTTTTCATCGTATCAGTCAATGTTATCTCAGCTTTTACTGATGATAAAATAACACCTCTGAATCGGGCTCATTCCCACAATGATTACCTTCGAAAACAACCACTATTCGAAGCATTAAATAACGGATTCTGTAGTGTAGAGGCAGATATACATTTAGTCAATGGTGACCTGTTAGTTGCTCATGACTTGGACAAATGCACTGCTGAACGTAACTTACAAGACATGTACTTAAAACCATTATTTGAACTCGTGGAAAAGAATCAAGGATATGTGTATTCAACGGCTTCAGATTTCTGGTTGCTTATTGATTTTAAAGGTCAGCCTGACGAAACATATTTAGTGTTAAAAGAACAATTAAAGCCATATAAATCTTACTTAACAAGGATAGAGAATGGTAAAAAAATAAAGGGTGCGGTGACAATTGTTATTTCTGGTGCTGTTCCACGCGAAGCAATCATAAAAGACGAAAATAGATACGTATTTATTGATGGTAGAGTTGGAGATTTAGAAAAGAACCCATCTGTTGATATTATTCCATGGATTAGTCATTCATGGTTTGAAATATTTAGCTGGTTAGGTATCGGTGAAATGCCTGAAAAAGAACGGGCAAAACTTAAAGAGATCGTTTCTAAAGCACACCAACAAGGCAGAAAAATTCGTTTTTGGGGAGCACCTCAAACTGAAGCATGTTGGGACATTTTATATAATGAAGGTGTTGACTTTCTAAATACAGATTTTCCAAATAGGTTATCTGAGTTCCTAAAAAATAAGATGAAATAA
- the recN gene encoding DNA repair protein RecN: MLESLYIKDFALIDKLEIQFSDGLNILTGETGAGKSIIVEALQMALGERASIDVIRSGADKARVDAVFHISTVPNSVKVILEEYEIELDDDRLILSRVISSDGRSKAWLSGRPVPVNVLLNLGNELVDFHGQHEHQSVLKPICQLELLDSYADALTISESVKKKYNQIKKIEDEIRTIEELQKRQNREIELLKHELNEIEQVNPTIGEDEELKDRLAYVTNLENIRKSAREVVELLTGSEISILTFLNRVQMMVGELKKHDSSFESYFNQLEEIQCELNELNRECERCTNLVEISDEEIEQLNQRLNQINRLKRKYGNSIEEVLEYAKKARSTLEAVLNSEEKLEELKQTTNVLYEDITREAEILSKRRREGAEILSTEVTRLLKDLGMKEAVFRVKIEPCPLNQHGIEQIEFLLTPNLGENEKVLRQIASGGEISRIMLALKTVLTNVDQVPTLIFDEIDAGVGGIVARSVAHQLAELAKYHQVIVITHLPQIAVMGKTHFQILKEIENERTVTKMKLLQKEDRIKEIARMLDGSVSEISLKHANELLKEMQKKGVKSNG, from the coding sequence ATGTTAGAATCGCTTTATATTAAAGATTTTGCTTTAATTGACAAGCTGGAAATACAGTTTTCCGATGGATTAAATATCCTTACAGGTGAGACGGGTGCAGGAAAATCTATTATTGTAGAGGCTCTTCAAATGGCATTGGGAGAACGGGCTTCTATAGATGTAATTCGGTCTGGGGCTGATAAAGCCAGAGTGGATGCGGTGTTCCATATATCAACGGTTCCTAATTCTGTGAAAGTTATTTTAGAGGAATATGAAATTGAGTTAGATGATGACCGACTTATCCTCTCCCGTGTTATTTCATCTGATGGTAGAAGCAAAGCATGGCTTTCAGGACGTCCTGTGCCAGTAAATGTTCTTTTAAATTTGGGCAATGAGCTTGTTGATTTTCATGGGCAACATGAGCACCAGTCTGTGTTAAAACCCATCTGCCAATTAGAACTTCTTGATTCGTATGCGGACGCACTTACCATTTCTGAATCGGTAAAAAAGAAATACAATCAAATTAAAAAAATAGAGGATGAGATAAGAACAATAGAAGAACTCCAAAAAAGGCAGAACCGTGAAATCGAATTGTTAAAACATGAATTAAATGAAATTGAACAAGTAAATCCGACAATAGGAGAGGACGAGGAACTAAAGGACCGACTTGCCTATGTTACAAATTTGGAAAATATACGGAAAAGTGCAAGGGAAGTTGTAGAACTCTTAACTGGCTCTGAAATAAGTATTTTAACCTTTCTGAATAGAGTCCAAATGATGGTAGGAGAATTAAAGAAACATGACTCCTCTTTCGAATCGTATTTCAACCAATTGGAAGAAATTCAATGTGAATTAAATGAATTAAACCGTGAATGTGAACGATGCACTAACCTTGTGGAAATCAGTGACGAAGAGATAGAACAACTAAACCAACGATTAAATCAAATAAACCGATTAAAACGAAAATATGGGAATAGTATAGAAGAAGTGCTTGAATATGCAAAAAAAGCACGTTCAACTCTCGAAGCCGTATTGAATAGTGAAGAAAAATTAGAAGAATTAAAACAAACAACCAACGTGCTTTATGAGGATATTACCCGTGAAGCAGAAATACTATCAAAGCGTAGGCGCGAAGGAGCAGAAATCTTATCTACAGAAGTAACACGTTTACTAAAAGATTTAGGAATGAAGGAGGCGGTATTTCGGGTAAAAATAGAGCCTTGTCCCCTAAATCAACATGGCATTGAACAAATTGAGTTTTTATTAACGCCGAATTTAGGTGAGAATGAGAAAGTCCTAAGACAAATTGCCTCTGGCGGTGAAATATCACGAATAATGCTTGCATTAAAAACAGTATTAACAAATGTTGACCAGGTCCCAACGTTAATTTTTGATGAAATAGATGCTGGGGTTGGAGGCATTGTCGCACGAAGTGTAGCACATCAACTTGCAGAATTAGCGAAATATCACCAAGTTATCGTTATTACACATCTACCACAAATAGCGGTAATGGGAAAAACACATTTCCAAATATTAAAAGAGATAGAAAATGAAAGAACAGTTACGAAAATGAAATTACTGCAAAAAGAAGATAGAATTAAAGAAATTGCGAGAATGTTAGATGGTTCTGTCTCGGAAATAAGTTTGAAACATGCAAATGAACTCTTAAAAGAAATGCAAAAGAAAGGAGTAAAATCGAATGGATAG
- a CDS encoding hotdog fold domain-containing protein, producing MDNLTEQFFSSFSQYNLESNEIFLKWPSPTFTELKMSVAGVQVGKSIVFILPVNPKFQDNLGFFHPGYISEALNEAFYCFAYSVAKRPCIPIHTEFSLINPVPANSPALTIEISVSGKSRKVLFLSGKVYNYREKVHAIASAMITPYSPPSTQNVE from the coding sequence GTGGACAATTTAACGGAACAGTTTTTTAGTTCATTCTCACAATATAACCTTGAAAGTAATGAGATATTCCTAAAATGGCCATCCCCAACCTTTACAGAATTAAAGATGAGTGTGGCGGGTGTTCAAGTAGGCAAAAGTATAGTTTTCATTTTACCAGTAAATCCAAAATTTCAAGATAACCTTGGCTTTTTTCACCCAGGGTATATATCTGAGGCATTAAATGAAGCATTTTACTGTTTTGCTTACTCTGTTGCAAAAAGGCCATGTATTCCAATTCACACTGAATTTTCATTAATTAATCCTGTACCTGCAAATTCACCAGCACTTACTATTGAAATATCGGTATCGGGTAAAAGTCGGAAAGTATTATTTTTAAGTGGCAAAGTTTATAATTACAGGGAGAAGGTTCACGCCATTGCCTCAGCAATGATAACACCCTATTCTCCACCTTCCACACAAAATGTTGAATAA
- a CDS encoding MBL fold metallo-hydrolase, translating into MKITSYGAAEEVTGSKHLLEIDGTKILLDCGLFQGRRMEADQKNRQNSLDINKINCIVLSHAHIDHSGLLPYFGKKNYKGPIYSTPATRDLCSIMLMDSAHIQQKDAQWLSKKNMTFIPPLYSSDDVHEIMRRFVSIPYEMRLQIANDIFLTFHDAGHVLGSAMVELEYREFGKWKRLIFSGDIGRKNMPILADPWEPKPCDTLIMESTYGDRDHGNMEQMDAKLEEIIKETVHQGGKIIVPSFALERTQEFIYALHRLETQNRIPDIPVFVDSPLAVDITEVFRLHMESFDEDFKQQLRNAGNPFDLKRIRYIRSQTESMELNTLKGPAIIISASGMCEYGRILHHLRNNISDPKNTILIIGFQAEYTLGRKIVEKEPRVRILGVMVELKAQVKIMNEFSAHAGRSELIDFGAHYANTDTNIFLVHGEPKAIQALYSALKEKGVNNLSILKYRQPVDI; encoded by the coding sequence ATGAAAATAACCTCATACGGAGCAGCAGAAGAAGTTACAGGAAGTAAACATCTCCTTGAAATTGATGGGACAAAAATTTTATTAGACTGCGGTTTATTTCAAGGAAGACGGATGGAAGCAGACCAAAAGAACCGACAGAATTCATTAGATATTAATAAAATAAATTGTATTGTTTTAAGTCATGCTCATATCGACCATAGTGGGTTACTGCCTTATTTTGGGAAAAAGAACTATAAGGGACCCATTTATTCTACCCCTGCAACCCGAGATTTATGTTCAATCATGCTTATGGATAGTGCTCATATACAACAAAAAGATGCCCAGTGGTTATCGAAGAAAAATATGACTTTTATACCACCGTTGTATAGCTCTGATGACGTTCACGAAATTATGAGACGTTTTGTATCCATCCCTTATGAAATGCGTCTTCAGATTGCAAACGATATATTTTTAACATTCCATGATGCTGGGCATGTACTTGGCTCTGCTATGGTCGAGCTGGAATATCGTGAATTTGGAAAGTGGAAACGGCTTATCTTTTCAGGGGACATAGGACGTAAAAATATGCCGATTCTTGCAGACCCTTGGGAACCTAAGCCTTGTGATACCCTGATTATGGAATCCACGTATGGTGACCGAGACCATGGTAATATGGAACAGATGGACGCTAAATTAGAAGAGATTATTAAAGAAACAGTCCATCAAGGAGGAAAAATAATTGTCCCCAGCTTTGCATTAGAACGAACTCAAGAATTTATCTATGCATTACATCGATTAGAAACTCAAAATAGAATCCCAGATATACCCGTGTTTGTGGATAGTCCACTTGCGGTAGATATTACAGAAGTGTTTCGCCTTCACATGGAATCATTTGACGAAGACTTCAAACAACAATTGCGAAATGCAGGGAATCCATTTGATTTGAAACGGATACGATATATTCGTTCACAAACAGAATCAATGGAACTAAACACTCTGAAAGGTCCTGCCATTATTATATCTGCCTCTGGTATGTGTGAATATGGCCGTATTCTACACCACTTGCGAAACAATATATCTGACCCTAAAAATACAATTTTAATTATTGGTTTTCAAGCAGAATATACCTTAGGACGAAAAATCGTGGAAAAAGAACCACGAGTTCGAATTTTAGGCGTAATGGTGGAACTTAAAGCACAGGTTAAAATAATGAATGAATTTAGTGCACACGCTGGTAGGTCGGAACTTATTGATTTCGGTGCACACTATGCAAATACGGATACAAACATATTTTTAGTACATGGTGAACCGAAGGCAATACAAGCTCTTTATTCTGCTTTGAAAGAAAAAGGCGTTAACAATCTTTCTATATTAAAATACCGTCAACCCGTTGACATTTAA
- a CDS encoding TlyA family RNA methyltransferase — MRERLDVLLQKRLNLTRAQIQSLIRSGKVFDKNGTCLDKPGTKVPENIELKVIQDNRFVSRGGVKLEHALKHFNINVDSVVAIDIGASTGGFTDCLLQYGAKKVYAVDVGYGQLAWAIRNNPRVVVMERCNIRLLKPEQLPEKPNFFTIDCSFISLSLILPKVILLVDRPSKGVILIKPQFEVGREYVEKGGVVKNTEIIMKAVDKVLLEAKTLGFEVLGLVPSPIKGPAGNQEFLAYLALNKDKTLEKG, encoded by the coding sequence ATGCGTGAGCGATTAGATGTTCTTTTGCAAAAGCGGTTAAATCTAACACGAGCACAAATTCAATCCCTAATTCGTTCTGGTAAAGTCTTTGACAAGAATGGCACCTGTTTAGATAAACCAGGCACGAAAGTTCCAGAAAACATTGAACTTAAAGTTATTCAAGATAATCGTTTTGTAAGTCGAGGGGGTGTTAAATTAGAGCATGCATTAAAACATTTTAATATAAATGTTGACTCTGTTGTAGCCATTGACATCGGTGCATCAACAGGTGGATTTACAGATTGTTTATTACAGTATGGAGCAAAAAAAGTTTATGCGGTCGATGTGGGATATGGTCAATTAGCATGGGCTATAAGAAATAATCCCCGTGTTGTGGTTATGGAGCGTTGTAATATACGATTATTAAAACCTGAACAATTACCAGAAAAACCCAACTTTTTCACCATTGATTGCTCTTTTATCTCATTATCATTGATTCTTCCCAAAGTTATTTTATTAGTAGATAGACCATCAAAAGGGGTAATATTAATTAAACCTCAGTTTGAGGTTGGTCGTGAATATGTTGAAAAAGGTGGAGTGGTTAAAAACACCGAGATTATAATGAAAGCGGTAGATAAAGTATTATTAGAAGCTAAAACTTTAGGATTTGAAGTTCTTGGTTTAGTTCCTTCACCAATAAAAGGACCTGCAGGGAATCAAGAGTTTCTTGCATACCTTGCCTTGAACAAGGATAAAACATTAGAAAAAGGGTAA
- a CDS encoding 6-phosphofructokinase: MSTIKGNLLVAQGGGPTAVINQSLVGIITEARKYPQITRIFGAKHGVKGIVKENLLDLTEISSHHLEAIAQTPSSALLSTRDKPDKEYCKKIFEVFKKYNIRYFCYIGGNDSSEACRIINESASEENYQLRLIHVPKTIDNDLVENDHCPGFPSAAKYVAQAFAGINLDNKALPGIHIVIVMGRHSGFLTASSVYAKKYADDGPHLIYLPERVFDLKKLFEDVKEVYNRLGRCIIAMSEGVRDKDGKTFTEKFTKGEVDDFGHKQLSGTGALGDSVVVYLQERFAELGIKKLRARADTLGYPQRSFLGCVSEVDQKEAREVGEKAVQFSAGQNLTGSISIQRIADYAVCYELKPLEAIANKTKYMSDEYINEKGNGITRAYIDYLRPLIGPLPVCEQLNAPEVDINKL; this comes from the coding sequence ATGTCAACGATAAAAGGAAATTTACTTGTAGCCCAAGGAGGCGGACCAACTGCGGTTATTAATCAAAGTTTAGTTGGGATTATCACAGAAGCAAGAAAATATCCACAAATTACTCGCATTTTTGGTGCAAAGCATGGGGTAAAAGGGATTGTTAAAGAAAATTTATTGGACTTGACAGAAATTTCCTCCCATCATTTAGAAGCGATTGCTCAAACTCCATCTTCAGCACTCTTATCAACACGGGATAAACCTGATAAAGAGTACTGTAAAAAAATATTTGAAGTTTTCAAAAAATATAACATCCGTTATTTCTGTTATATTGGGGGAAATGATAGTTCTGAAGCATGTCGAATTATTAACGAATCAGCATCTGAAGAAAATTATCAGCTACGATTAATCCATGTTCCTAAAACAATAGATAATGATTTAGTAGAAAATGACCATTGCCCTGGATTTCCCTCCGCAGCGAAATATGTGGCACAAGCATTTGCAGGCATTAATTTAGATAACAAAGCTTTGCCAGGGATTCATATTGTCATTGTTATGGGGCGTCATTCAGGCTTCCTGACAGCCTCTTCTGTTTATGCAAAGAAATACGCTGATGATGGACCCCATCTAATTTATTTACCAGAACGGGTATTTGACCTGAAAAAGTTATTTGAAGATGTAAAAGAAGTATATAACCGCTTAGGCCGTTGTATCATTGCTATGTCAGAAGGGGTTCGTGATAAAGATGGAAAAACATTTACTGAAAAATTTACAAAAGGTGAAGTGGATGATTTTGGGCATAAACAACTATCTGGAACAGGTGCATTGGGTGATAGCGTTGTTGTATACCTTCAAGAAAGATTTGCTGAATTAGGAATTAAAAAGTTGAGAGCACGTGCAGATACGTTAGGTTATCCACAGCGGAGTTTCTTAGGGTGTGTCAGCGAGGTTGACCAAAAAGAAGCCCGCGAAGTTGGTGAAAAAGCAGTTCAATTTTCAGCGGGACAAAATTTAACAGGTTCTATCTCTATACAACGTATAGCTGATTATGCGGTTTGTTATGAATTAAAGCCATTAGAAGCCATTGCAAATAAAACAAAGTATATGAGCGATGAGTATATCAATGAAAAGGGCAATGGAATAACACGTGCATATATTGACTATCTTCGTCCCCTTATTGGACCGTTACCAGTATGTGAACAGTTAAATGCTCCTGAGGTGGATATTAATAAATTATAA
- a CDS encoding Gfo/Idh/MocA family oxidoreductase, with amino-acid sequence MPELKVAFVGLGNICRERHIPGLRQIPDITFMGVVNRTEQSTKRVAKEFNIPKTYSCWEELVQDKEVDIVWIGTWPYLHAPVSISALKAGKHVFCQARMAMNLFEAKQMYETACRTGKVAGLCPVPFGLSYDKTIARLRREGTLGDIHLIRITSLCDFNLDPNKPVHWRKDHRLSGQNVLTLGMYIELIHRWFGWTKSVFGTYQIFTPTRKTETGELLEIQIPDQVTACLELDCGATAQLTISGMSTIPTETVEIITQNKTLFYDVLEDVLYEYKKTGDKIPIQRREDEYYDLKNWSVEKDFIDAVLFGKSYHPNFEDGLHYMEVLDAIYQSAQINQKVILH; translated from the coding sequence ATGCCGGAACTAAAAGTGGCTTTCGTCGGCTTGGGGAATATTTGTAGGGAACGGCATATCCCCGGATTAAGGCAAATCCCTGATATAACATTTATGGGTGTTGTCAATCGAACAGAACAATCTACAAAACGTGTAGCAAAGGAATTCAACATCCCCAAAACGTATTCTTGCTGGGAAGAATTAGTTCAAGATAAAGAGGTAGATATTGTTTGGATTGGGACCTGGCCCTATTTACATGCCCCAGTTAGTATATCTGCATTAAAGGCAGGGAAACATGTGTTTTGTCAAGCACGGATGGCTATGAATTTATTTGAAGCAAAACAGATGTACGAAACAGCATGTAGAACTGGGAAAGTTGCTGGGCTTTGTCCTGTCCCATTTGGTTTATCTTATGACAAAACAATTGCGCGACTCAGAAGAGAAGGCACGTTAGGCGATATTCATTTAATCCGTATTACCAGCCTTTGTGATTTCAATCTTGACCCAAATAAACCTGTTCATTGGCGGAAAGATCATCGATTATCAGGGCAAAATGTACTTACTTTAGGAATGTATATTGAATTAATTCACCGATGGTTTGGCTGGACAAAAAGTGTTTTTGGAACATATCAAATTTTCACGCCTACTCGTAAAACAGAAACTGGAGAACTTCTTGAAATCCAGATCCCTGACCAAGTGACAGCATGTCTGGAACTTGACTGTGGAGCGACAGCGCAATTAACAATTTCAGGGATGTCCACAATTCCTACGGAAACGGTTGAAATAATCACACAAAATAAAACCCTCTTTTATGATGTTTTAGAGGATGTCCTTTACGAATACAAAAAAACTGGGGATAAAATTCCTATTCAACGTCGTGAAGATGAATACTACGACTTAAAAAATTGGAGTGTGGAGAAAGATTTCATTGATGCGGTTCTTTTTGGGAAATCATACCATCCCAATTTTGAAGATGGGCTACACTATATGGAAGTATTGGATGCTATCTATCAATCCGCACAAATAAATCAAAAAGTTATACTACATTAA